From a region of the Pontixanthobacter gangjinensis genome:
- a CDS encoding metal-dependent hydrolase, protein MNAPSKIKLDTKTSTPTPHDLDIVVRDERFNRGNTIARWWAGDAFGTAWHNALSATFPRGEAFFIEAVKAHREGANPKLAEEIRAFVKQEINHTREHIAFNKLAENAGYDIKTIDKRVEEMLALTKGRPPILNLAVTMALEHYTAMMAHEFLANPAHFESADTEVRDMWRWHAVEEIEHKGVAYDTWNHATKGWTKWRRWKLRSIMMLIVTGRFFKNRWQDSMNLLAQDGITGWKARWGLFRYLTVSPGVVRRIFPAWLAYFKPGFHPWDHDDRDLIGKYEGEFTDALLPAE, encoded by the coding sequence CCTTCCAAGATCAAGCTAGATACCAAAACGTCCACTCCTACACCGCATGACCTAGACATTGTTGTTCGTGATGAACGGTTTAACCGCGGCAACACGATCGCACGCTGGTGGGCCGGTGACGCATTCGGCACAGCTTGGCACAACGCATTGTCGGCAACATTCCCGCGCGGTGAAGCCTTTTTCATTGAAGCGGTTAAGGCCCACCGCGAAGGCGCCAATCCCAAGCTGGCTGAAGAAATTCGAGCTTTCGTAAAGCAGGAAATCAACCATACTCGCGAACATATCGCGTTTAATAAGCTGGCCGAGAACGCCGGTTATGACATCAAGACGATCGACAAACGGGTTGAGGAAATGTTGGCATTGACCAAAGGTCGTCCGCCAATCCTGAACCTCGCTGTTACCATGGCGCTTGAACACTACACCGCCATGATGGCGCATGAATTCCTCGCCAACCCGGCACATTTCGAAAGTGCCGATACCGAAGTGCGCGATATGTGGCGCTGGCATGCGGTAGAAGAAATCGAGCATAAAGGCGTCGCTTATGACACTTGGAATCACGCCACGAAGGGTTGGACCAAGTGGCGTCGGTGGAAATTGCGCAGCATCATGATGCTGATCGTTACCGGACGTTTCTTCAAGAACCGCTGGCAGGATTCGATGAATCTGCTCGCGCAAGATGGTATCACTGGCTGGAAAGCCCGCTGGGGGCTATTCAGATATCTGACCGTTTCGCCTGGCGTAGTCCGCCGGATTTTCCCTGCATGGCTGGCTTATTTCAAACCGGGATTCCATCCATGGGATCATGATGACCGCGATCTGATCGGCAAATATGAAGGTGAGTTCACCGACGCGCTATTGCCAGCTGAGTGA
- a CDS encoding GNAT family N-acetyltransferase, with amino-acid sequence MFYRSERLFLRPAWPEDWEAIFSGVAEREIVQNLATAPWPYTPEDAQYSAEVRQDRHLPSFLVTVPDAGVIGSAGLSIDKETDEVQLGYWIGRKWWGSGFATEAARAVLKVAHAIGHSRITASHFIDNPASGRVLTKAGFRSTGEIRPGYSLARGRHDLVACFVATLDPDDDDGREDVKPAMLKAA; translated from the coding sequence ATGTTCTACCGCAGTGAAAGGCTGTTCTTACGGCCAGCTTGGCCTGAAGACTGGGAAGCCATATTCTCAGGTGTTGCCGAGAGAGAAATTGTGCAGAATCTTGCGACGGCTCCTTGGCCGTATACTCCTGAGGATGCGCAGTATTCTGCGGAGGTCAGGCAGGACCGTCATCTGCCCAGTTTCTTGGTAACCGTTCCTGATGCAGGCGTGATCGGTAGTGCTGGTCTGAGCATCGATAAGGAAACCGACGAAGTGCAGCTCGGCTATTGGATTGGCCGCAAGTGGTGGGGAAGCGGCTTTGCCACTGAGGCAGCAAGAGCAGTGCTGAAGGTCGCTCATGCAATCGGGCATAGCCGCATCACTGCATCGCATTTTATCGATAATCCGGCATCTGGCCGTGTTCTGACCAAGGCTGGTTTCCGTTCGACCGGTGAAATTCGCCCCGGCTATAGCCTCGCACGGGGGCGGCACGATCTGGTGGCATGCTTCGTGGCGACACTCGACCCCGACGATGATGACGGGCGAGAAGACGTTAAACCAGCCATGCTAAAAGCTGCCTGA
- the rpmA gene encoding 50S ribosomal protein L27: MAHKKAGGSSNNGRDSAGRRLGVKKFGSQEVVPGNIIVRQRGTKFYPGTNVGMGKDHTLFALSGGRVRFHGGKQGRKYVSVDMMAEAAE, from the coding sequence ATGGCACATAAAAAAGCAGGTGGTTCATCCAACAACGGCCGCGACTCAGCAGGTCGCCGTCTTGGTGTGAAGAAGTTTGGTAGCCAGGAAGTTGTTCCCGGCAACATTATCGTGCGTCAGCGCGGCACGAAGTTCTATCCAGGCACCAATGTCGGGATGGGCAAGGATCACACTCTATTCGCGCTATCAGGCGGGCGCGTGCGATTCCACGGTGGCAAACAAGGCCGCAAATATGTGTCCGTGGACATGATGGCGGAAGCCGCCGAATAA
- the rplU gene encoding 50S ribosomal protein L21: protein MFAVVRTGGKQYRVAAGDKIAVEKLAGEAGDTVTLGDVLLAGEGDSIADASKVSVSAEIIAQAKSEKVIVFKKRRRHNYRRKAGHRQQMTLLRIVGVGDSKAAPKKAAAPKKEAAPKAAEEKKAPAKKAAPAKEAAPKAADAKKAPAKKPAAKKAAPKASAKKAD, encoded by the coding sequence ATGTTCGCAGTAGTGCGCACTGGCGGCAAGCAATACCGGGTTGCCGCAGGAGATAAAATCGCAGTTGAGAAGCTGGCTGGCGAAGCCGGTGACACTGTAACTTTGGGCGACGTTTTGCTCGCCGGCGAAGGCGACAGCATCGCTGACGCATCCAAGGTTTCGGTTTCTGCAGAAATCATCGCGCAGGCGAAGAGTGAAAAGGTAATCGTTTTCAAAAAGCGTCGCCGTCACAACTACCGACGGAAAGCTGGTCACCGCCAGCAGATGACGCTGTTGCGTATCGTTGGCGTGGGTGACAGCAAGGCTGCACCGAAAAAGGCTGCTGCTCCTAAGAAGGAAGCTGCACCCAAGGCCGCTGAAGAAAAGAAGGCACCAGCCAAGAAGGCCGCTCCCGCGAAGGAAGCCGCACCCAAGGCTGCAGATGCAAAGAAGGCTCCTGCAAAGAAGCCCGCCGCTAAAAAAGCAGCTCCAAAGGCTTCGGCCAAAAAAGCTGACTAA
- a CDS encoding molybdenum cofactor biosynthesis protein MoaE, whose product MPLQDVRLLTTPFDPGALIGSFPKASPNLGAICTFVGEVRPEHDVEALELTHYEPLTLPAMRELAGIACARFDLVGLIMVHRIGMLHPGEPIVCVSAGSTHRRSAIDAVDFTMDHLKSAAWFWKRELRPDGWHWIEPREQDYSDLARWK is encoded by the coding sequence ATGCCCCTGCAAGACGTTCGCCTGCTGACCACGCCATTCGATCCGGGAGCTTTGATTGGCTCGTTTCCGAAGGCCAGTCCAAACTTGGGCGCCATTTGCACCTTTGTTGGAGAAGTGCGTCCAGAGCACGATGTCGAAGCGCTGGAGCTTACCCATTACGAGCCGCTGACGTTACCTGCCATGCGCGAACTTGCCGGCATTGCCTGCGCGCGCTTCGATCTAGTGGGTTTGATTATGGTGCACCGGATCGGAATGCTGCATCCCGGGGAGCCGATAGTGTGCGTTTCAGCGGGCTCGACCCACCGGCGCTCCGCAATTGATGCGGTCGATTTCACAATGGACCATCTCAAAAGCGCAGCGTGGTTTTGGAAACGCGAATTGCGGCCCGATGGTTGGCATTGGATTGAGCCCCGCGAGCAGGATTACTCAGATTTGGCCCGCTGGAAATAA
- a CDS encoding MoaD/ThiS family protein: MMAVRIVFLGPLADLAGCQEMKAKAPLDWQGLLEMVGAKVAGQLQEERVNIACAGKVLADKTQLQAEEGDEVALLPPVSGG, from the coding sequence ATGATGGCAGTTCGGATCGTTTTCCTTGGACCATTAGCCGATCTCGCGGGCTGTCAGGAAATGAAGGCCAAAGCGCCGCTCGATTGGCAGGGGCTGCTTGAAATGGTCGGTGCAAAAGTGGCGGGCCAACTTCAGGAAGAGCGGGTAAATATCGCATGCGCTGGCAAAGTCTTGGCTGATAAGACCCAATTGCAGGCCGAAGAGGGCGATGAAGTTGCTCTGCTGCCTCCTGTCAGCGGCGGTTGA
- the moaA gene encoding GTP 3',8-cyclase MoaA, whose protein sequence is MKAETQPLIDNFDRQVSYLRLSVTDRCDLRCTYCMPERMQFLPKAEVLSLEELAQVSSGFIDRGIRKIRLTGGEPLVRRDVMQLVKVLGQKIGNGLDELTLTTNGTRLTEFADQIAGAGVMRVNISLDTLDGDIFARMTRRDCLPQVLAGIDAARKAGLRVKLNTVALKGVNEHEIPKLIAWAHSQDCDITLIETMPLGVVDEDRTEHYLPLPVVQDALEKMWTLAPSSHSSGGPARYFDIAQTGGRLGLITPLTNNFCASCNRVRVTATGQLYPCLGGGERVDLRAALRSNDPRAKLDSALDEAMRIKPERHHFAIAAAGAEPALARHMSMTGG, encoded by the coding sequence ATGAAAGCTGAAACCCAGCCTCTGATCGATAATTTTGACAGACAGGTTTCCTATTTACGACTGTCGGTTACTGACCGCTGCGATCTACGTTGTACCTATTGCATGCCAGAGCGGATGCAGTTTCTTCCGAAAGCAGAAGTGCTAAGTCTCGAGGAGCTGGCCCAAGTTTCTTCTGGGTTCATAGACCGCGGTATCCGAAAAATACGGTTGACCGGCGGTGAGCCTTTGGTCCGCCGCGATGTCATGCAACTGGTGAAGGTTCTGGGGCAAAAAATTGGCAATGGGCTAGATGAACTCACGCTCACCACAAATGGCACAAGACTGACCGAGTTTGCGGATCAGATTGCGGGCGCAGGTGTCATGCGCGTCAACATATCGCTGGACACTTTGGATGGCGATATTTTTGCTCGGATGACGCGCCGCGATTGTCTCCCACAGGTGCTTGCCGGGATTGATGCAGCGAGAAAAGCGGGGCTCCGCGTGAAGCTGAACACTGTCGCGCTGAAGGGAGTGAACGAGCACGAGATACCGAAATTGATCGCCTGGGCGCACAGTCAGGATTGCGATATCACCTTGATCGAGACCATGCCGCTGGGCGTTGTCGATGAGGACCGCACGGAGCATTATCTGCCGCTTCCAGTGGTTCAGGATGCGCTTGAGAAGATGTGGACGCTCGCGCCATCATCGCATTCCAGTGGCGGGCCAGCCCGCTATTTTGACATTGCACAAACAGGGGGGCGCTTGGGACTGATTACCCCGCTGACCAACAACTTTTGCGCCAGCTGCAATCGCGTTCGTGTCACTGCGACAGGGCAACTATACCCGTGCCTCGGCGGCGGCGAGCGGGTGGATCTGCGTGCAGCTTTGCGCTCAAATGATCCTCGGGCCAAATTAGACAGCGCACTGGACGAGGCAATGCGGATCAAGCCGGAACGCCATCATTTCGCGATTGCTGCAGCTGGCGCAGAGCCTGCACTTGCTCGGCATATGTCGATGACGGGAGGATAA
- a CDS encoding Rossmann fold domain-containing protein, protein MQSVVTVTALPDSALDAAQDFSEKWTPRIREQVSVGDDVTVVLPQAAYDHADWRRGLVRDLARAHSPKRVNFVAGRAGDALDQTVAFLADSPGITGQYLVVGNES, encoded by the coding sequence ATGCAATCGGTGGTTACAGTCACTGCGTTACCCGATAGCGCGCTTGATGCGGCGCAGGATTTTTCCGAGAAATGGACACCGCGGATTCGCGAACAAGTGTCCGTTGGCGATGATGTCACCGTTGTGCTGCCTCAAGCAGCTTATGACCATGCAGATTGGCGACGGGGTCTGGTCCGTGATCTCGCTCGCGCTCACAGTCCGAAACGGGTGAATTTCGTTGCGGGCAGGGCGGGTGACGCATTGGACCAGACAGTAGCGTTTCTAGCGGATTCTCCCGGAATTACTGGACAGTATCTGGTCGTCGGCAATGAAAGCTGA
- a CDS encoding dihydroneopterin aldolase produces the protein MADSLILEVADLEHDVLTGIYSEETGKPQPLRITIQAKMKIADRYEPDTPLEASKNYMDLKAAATTALPEGVHFKLIESLADYICETLFVQDARIEAITIKIVKLAIAEGNEKIGITMTRERG, from the coding sequence ATGGCCGATTCGCTCATTCTTGAAGTTGCTGACCTTGAACATGATGTCTTGACGGGCATTTATTCGGAGGAAACCGGCAAACCGCAGCCGCTTCGCATCACCATCCAGGCGAAAATGAAGATCGCTGATCGATACGAACCCGATACGCCGCTAGAAGCGAGCAAGAATTATATGGATTTGAAAGCGGCGGCTACTACCGCTCTGCCTGAAGGGGTCCACTTCAAACTGATTGAATCTCTCGCGGACTATATTTGTGAGACACTGTTTGTGCAGGACGCACGAATAGAAGCGATCACAATCAAGATCGTGAAACTTGCAATCGCTGAGGGAAATGAAAAAATCGGTATTACTATGACACGGGAACGGGGCTGA
- a CDS encoding SecDF P1 head subdomain-containing protein gives MRYPLSILACATLASRGQSTSDHSSGAWIGDIKLCAASVKRVSRGFDEAQALPTMYVEFEQEVSKRLKQITVPLVGQQLEITINGRVIASPTLMEPLSEGAVEMLAPPEGAFVGIAAYPEIPC, from the coding sequence TTGAGGTATCCGCTGTCCATTTTGGCGTGTGCAACGTTGGCTTCTCGTGGCCAATCAACCTCAGATCATTCCTCAGGTGCATGGATTGGCGACATCAAATTATGTGCAGCCTCGGTCAAGCGGGTCTCTAGGGGTTTCGACGAGGCGCAAGCCTTGCCGACTATGTATGTAGAATTCGAGCAGGAGGTGTCGAAGCGATTGAAGCAGATAACTGTACCTCTTGTTGGCCAGCAGCTAGAAATCACAATCAATGGGAGAGTCATAGCATCGCCAACACTGATGGAACCGCTGAGTGAAGGCGCGGTTGAAATGCTGGCTCCGCCAGAAGGTGCATTTGTCGGCATTGCCGCCTATCCGGAAATTCCCTGCTAA
- a CDS encoding class I SAM-dependent methyltransferase — MAKLRYEPQLLTGNAWDDYGLVDSGDGRKLERYGKYRFIRPEPQAMWAPRMANWEAHGEFIPGSDEDGGGRWHYNKPVPESGWPLSWRGVDFTAQCTPFRHLGFFPDMAPVWDWMRGQLEGKVDAQTLNLFGYTGVGTLALSECGPVTHVDASKKSVAQARENAQQSGMGDRPVRWLVDDAAKFTAREVRRERRYDGIILDPPKFGRGPKAETWRLEQGLPDLVSDCRHLLDADSRYLFLTVYAVRMSSLALAGLLDEMFADLPGTIEHGDLAVREEGERGRLLPTAIFARWTNKS; from the coding sequence ATGGCGAAGCTTCGTTACGAACCGCAGCTGCTTACAGGAAATGCTTGGGATGATTACGGTCTCGTAGATAGCGGCGATGGGCGTAAGTTGGAACGCTATGGCAAATACCGCTTTATCCGGCCCGAGCCGCAAGCGATGTGGGCCCCGCGCATGGCCAATTGGGAGGCGCATGGCGAATTCATTCCCGGGTCCGATGAAGATGGCGGAGGACGCTGGCATTATAATAAACCAGTACCAGAAAGCGGTTGGCCACTTAGCTGGCGCGGCGTGGATTTTACCGCGCAATGCACACCATTTCGTCATTTAGGCTTCTTTCCAGACATGGCGCCAGTGTGGGATTGGATGAGGGGCCAGCTTGAAGGCAAGGTCGACGCTCAGACGCTAAATCTTTTTGGCTACACCGGCGTAGGCACTTTGGCACTGTCTGAATGCGGGCCGGTAACGCATGTTGATGCTTCGAAGAAATCGGTCGCTCAAGCGCGCGAAAATGCGCAGCAGTCTGGCATGGGTGATCGCCCGGTGCGTTGGCTGGTTGATGATGCGGCAAAGTTTACCGCTCGCGAAGTGCGGCGGGAACGGCGTTATGACGGGATTATTCTCGACCCTCCAAAATTCGGACGCGGCCCGAAGGCGGAAACATGGCGATTAGAACAAGGTCTACCTGATCTGGTCTCTGATTGCCGCCATTTGCTTGATGCAGACAGCCGTTACTTGTTCCTGACAGTCTATGCCGTGCGCATGTCGAGTCTTGCGTTGGCCGGTCTGCTGGACGAGATGTTCGCCGATTTGCCAGGAACGATCGAGCATGGCGATCTTGCTGTGCGGGAAGAAGGCGAAAGGGGGCGTCTATTGCCAACAGCTATCTTTGCGCGTTGGACTAATAAATCTTGA
- the thrC gene encoding threonine synthase, with product MEYISTRGRAPALDFEGATLAGLASDGGLYLPREWPRFSQADIAAMAGLPYAELATRIMLPFVGNSIKPDRLRELCFAAYGRFSHAAVTPLKQFDEQQWLLELFHGPTLAFKDVALQMLGLLFEEFLSRSDAHLTIVGATSGDTGSAAIDAVAGRDQIDIFMLHPKGRISDVQRRQMTTVLAPNVHNIAIEGSFDDAQATVKRMFNDSAMNGRYRIGAVNSINWARLMAQIVYYFAASLQLGGPARKVAFSVPTGNFGDVFAGYVAAQMGLPIERLIVATNVNDILHRALSEGDYSAGEVTPTAAPSMDIQVSSNFERLLFDCGGRDGAAMAEQMAVFEREKAMRLTNAQRDGASGLFSSARVNPDDMNSAMRWANDSAGEVIDPHTAIGLHAARIAEVAADIPVVTLATAHPAKFRDAVERATGIRPALPQRVGDLFAREERYDELTGDYDSIANYVAGRATESS from the coding sequence ATGGAATATATATCAACCCGTGGACGCGCTCCGGCGCTTGATTTTGAAGGTGCGACTCTAGCCGGCCTCGCCAGTGATGGCGGTCTGTATCTGCCCCGGGAATGGCCCCGCTTTTCACAGGCTGACATCGCCGCGATGGCAGGCTTGCCCTATGCGGAATTGGCGACCCGGATAATGTTGCCCTTTGTAGGTAACAGCATAAAACCAGACAGGCTGCGCGAGTTATGTTTCGCTGCATATGGCCGTTTCTCTCATGCGGCAGTGACTCCGCTTAAGCAGTTCGACGAACAGCAATGGTTGCTGGAACTATTCCATGGCCCAACCTTGGCGTTCAAAGATGTTGCTTTGCAAATGCTGGGGTTATTGTTTGAAGAATTTTTGTCGCGAAGCGATGCGCACCTGACAATCGTTGGTGCCACAAGCGGTGACACAGGTTCCGCAGCAATCGATGCGGTCGCTGGGCGCGACCAGATCGACATATTCATGCTGCATCCCAAAGGCCGCATCAGTGACGTTCAGCGGCGCCAGATGACAACTGTTCTTGCGCCAAATGTCCATAACATCGCCATTGAGGGCAGCTTTGACGACGCGCAGGCTACGGTAAAGCGGATGTTCAACGATAGCGCCATGAACGGCCGGTACCGGATTGGCGCGGTCAATTCGATCAATTGGGCGAGATTGATGGCGCAGATCGTCTATTATTTCGCAGCATCGCTGCAATTGGGCGGGCCGGCGCGCAAAGTCGCCTTTTCAGTCCCGACTGGCAATTTTGGCGATGTGTTTGCAGGGTATGTTGCGGCACAAATGGGCTTGCCGATCGAGCGCCTGATTGTCGCGACAAATGTGAATGATATCCTCCATCGCGCCCTGTCAGAAGGAGATTATTCGGCAGGAGAAGTCACGCCTACAGCAGCACCATCAATGGATATTCAAGTGAGTTCAAATTTCGAGCGATTGCTGTTTGACTGTGGCGGGCGGGATGGGGCCGCAATGGCAGAACAAATGGCTGTATTCGAACGCGAAAAGGCTATGCGGCTGACCAATGCCCAGCGCGACGGTGCGTCCGGCCTATTTTCTAGCGCGCGGGTGAACCCGGACGATATGAACTCAGCGATGCGGTGGGCCAATGACTCCGCAGGAGAGGTAATCGACCCACACACAGCCATTGGACTGCATGCAGCACGGATTGCAGAGGTTGCCGCTGATATTCCAGTCGTCACTCTCGCCACCGCGCACCCGGCCAAATTTCGTGATGCGGTTGAACGTGCGACCGGCATTCGTCCTGCACTGCCGCAGCGGGTCGGCGATCTGTTCGCCCGCGAGGAGCGATATGACGAACTAACTGGCGATTACGATTCGATCGCGAATTACGTCGCTGGTCGCGCGACCGAGTCTAGCTGA
- a CDS encoding SURF1 family cytochrome oxidase biogenesis protein: MTIRDIPVVSTIVVLAAIITMIWLGFWQLGRADEKEAMLASYAAVEVGAEAVPYPSDGDAMEASLYRVTNVRCAEVLSMRATAGTNTVGAKGWAHIANCQLEQGADADIALGWSRDPESPEWGGGVVSGVLGPGGKIVADPPLADLGPLATPDPADLPNNHLAYAVQWFLFALTALVIYIIALRVRAKRSQTLPE, translated from the coding sequence ATGACGATTCGTGATATCCCGGTTGTTTCTACAATCGTCGTGCTGGCGGCAATCATAACCATGATCTGGCTCGGATTCTGGCAATTGGGCCGAGCTGACGAGAAGGAGGCGATGCTGGCCAGCTATGCTGCGGTTGAGGTTGGTGCGGAAGCGGTGCCTTATCCATCAGATGGCGATGCTATGGAGGCTTCCCTTTACCGGGTCACAAATGTGAGATGCGCCGAAGTGCTGTCAATGCGCGCAACTGCGGGGACCAATACGGTCGGAGCCAAAGGCTGGGCGCATATTGCCAATTGCCAGCTAGAGCAGGGCGCCGACGCAGACATTGCACTTGGATGGTCGCGTGATCCAGAATCGCCGGAATGGGGTGGCGGAGTGGTAAGCGGAGTGCTTGGGCCAGGGGGCAAGATAGTGGCGGATCCTCCGCTTGCTGATCTTGGGCCTTTAGCAACACCGGACCCCGCAGACCTGCCAAACAACCACTTGGCTTACGCTGTCCAGTGGTTCCTATTCGCGCTGACCGCGTTGGTTATCTATATTATCGCTTTGCGGGTCCGTGCCAAACGCAGCCAAACTTTGCCCGAGTAA
- a CDS encoding DUF983 domain-containing protein, which produces MSGDNPETETGQPSIGQAALFGLCPNCGARSLFDGLAEFASKCSKCGLDFSKFNVGDGPAGFLTLIIGAFIVGLALWLEVSLSPPFWVHALIWIPLTMMCVFGGLRAAKAALLFSEYSQNAGEGTIKK; this is translated from the coding sequence ATGTCCGGGGATAACCCAGAAACTGAAACGGGGCAGCCTTCCATTGGACAGGCTGCCCTTTTCGGTTTGTGTCCAAATTGCGGGGCCCGCAGCTTATTCGATGGACTCGCAGAATTTGCGTCCAAGTGTTCGAAATGCGGATTGGATTTTAGCAAATTCAATGTGGGCGACGGTCCAGCTGGCTTTCTAACGCTGATTATTGGGGCATTTATAGTTGGCTTAGCATTATGGCTTGAAGTGTCCCTATCTCCACCATTTTGGGTTCATGCGTTAATCTGGATTCCGCTCACGATGATGTGTGTGTTTGGTGGTTTGCGTGCGGCTAAAGCTGCATTGCTGTTTTCCGAATATTCGCAAAATGCAGGCGAAGGCACCATAAAGAAATGA
- a CDS encoding cytochrome c oxidase subunit 3 — protein MAGTKNHDYHILAPDIWPLIGSISALTFTTGMVFFMHDMASATLILGLGIAGLIATFFSWFSNIVREAEGGDHTPVVQLHMRYGMILFIASEVMFFVGWFWAWFDFALFPAPLEIVDGVTTSLFGEEGAATFAQFPQKGIEVLDPFALPLLNTLILLCSGTTVTWAHHSLIHGDREGLKMGLWATIALGVLFTGIQAYEYSHALNAYSFGGNTYSSGFYMATGFHGFHVLIGTIFLSVCLFRTYKGHFTPRQHFGFEAAAWYWHFVDVVWLFLFIAVYVWGGWGAPIH, from the coding sequence ATGGCTGGCACTAAAAACCACGATTATCACATTTTGGCACCCGACATTTGGCCGCTTATCGGCTCGATATCGGCGCTGACGTTCACAACCGGCATGGTGTTTTTCATGCACGATATGGCTAGCGCTACGCTGATACTCGGCTTAGGCATCGCTGGTCTGATCGCGACTTTCTTCAGCTGGTTCAGCAACATTGTGCGCGAAGCAGAGGGCGGCGATCATACTCCAGTTGTGCAATTGCACATGCGTTACGGTATGATCCTGTTCATCGCATCTGAAGTGATGTTCTTCGTCGGTTGGTTCTGGGCGTGGTTCGACTTTGCCCTATTCCCTGCGCCGCTTGAGATTGTTGACGGCGTGACCACAAGCCTGTTTGGCGAAGAAGGTGCTGCGACCTTTGCGCAATTCCCGCAAAAAGGTATCGAGGTGCTCGATCCTTTCGCGTTGCCATTGCTTAACACGCTGATATTGCTGTGCTCAGGCACGACAGTAACGTGGGCCCACCACTCTTTGATCCACGGCGATCGTGAGGGTCTTAAGATGGGTCTGTGGGCGACAATCGCGCTTGGCGTCTTGTTCACTGGCATCCAGGCTTACGAATATTCGCACGCGCTAAACGCTTACAGCTTTGGTGGAAACACCTACAGTTCGGGCTTCTACATGGCGACCGGTTTCCACGGTTTCCACGTTTTGATCGGTACGATATTTCTGTCGGTGTGTTTGTTCCGAACTTACAAAGGCCACTTCACCCCGCGCCAGCACTTCGGTTTCGAAGCCGCAGCTTGGTACTGGCACTTTGTCGATGTAGTCTGGCTGTTCCTATTCATCGCCGTCTATGTTTGGGGCGGTTGGGGCGCGCCGATCCATTGA
- a CDS encoding cytochrome c oxidase assembly protein, which translates to MSALTIDQKNTKTAALAFLGALAMLGMGYAAVPLYDLFCRVTGFGGTTQQATESDAEIAERIANSSGAKQISIRFDASTARDVPWTFRPEQVTDTVRIGQRDMAFYIARNDGDVPITGTATFNVEPEQTGIYFNKIQCFCFTEQTLQPGEEVRMPVLYYIDPAIEQDENAKGVEQITLSYTFHKSADAVEKPAS; encoded by the coding sequence ATGTCTGCCCTCACTATAGATCAGAAGAACACCAAAACCGCAGCTCTGGCATTTCTAGGCGCGTTGGCGATGCTTGGTATGGGCTATGCTGCCGTACCGCTATATGATTTGTTTTGCCGGGTCACCGGATTTGGCGGGACGACGCAGCAGGCGACCGAAAGCGATGCAGAGATTGCAGAACGGATTGCCAACAGCAGCGGCGCGAAACAAATCTCGATCCGCTTCGACGCCTCTACGGCACGTGATGTGCCTTGGACCTTCCGACCAGAACAAGTGACTGACACAGTGCGTATCGGCCAGCGTGACATGGCTTTCTATATAGCCCGCAATGACGGCGATGTGCCGATAACCGGCACTGCGACGTTCAATGTGGAGCCTGAGCAAACGGGTATTTATTTCAACAAAATCCAATGCTTCTGCTTCACCGAGCAAACCCTGCAACCGGGCGAAGAAGTGCGCATGCCGGTGCTGTATTATATCGACCCCGCGATTGAGCAGGACGAGAACGCCAAAGGCGTTGAACAGATCACGTTGAGTTATACTTTTCACAAATCAGCCGATGCGGTTGAAAAACCGGCCTCGTAA